The following are from one region of the Arachis duranensis cultivar V14167 chromosome 10, aradu.V14167.gnm2.J7QH, whole genome shotgun sequence genome:
- the LOC107468147 gene encoding glycolate oxidase isoform X3, with product MENQITNVNEYEAIAKQKLPKMVYDFYASGAEDQWTLKENRDAFSRILFRPRILIDVSKVDMTTRILGFKISMPIMIAPTGMQKLAHPQGECAIARAASAANTIMTLSTMSNYSFEEVASTGPGIRFFQLYMFKDRNLVTQLVRRAERAGFKAVVLTADRPFIGRREADIKNGFRLPPNMTLKNFEGLDFGEKNKAGSSVSQTRRHIDPSLNWKDVKWLQTITSLPIVVKGVLTAEDARIAVQAGVAGIIVSNHGARQLDYVPAPIMVLEEALHFGLLE from the exons ATGGAGAACCAAATAACTAATGTGAATGAGTATGAGGCAATTGCAAAGCAAAAATTGCCAAAGATGGTTTATGACTTCTATGCTTCTGGTGCAGAGGACCAGTGGACTCTGAAGGAGAACCGAGACGCATTCTCAAGGATTCT GTTCCGACCGCGCATTCTTATAGATGTAAGCAAGGTAGATATGACAACAAGAATTTTAGGCTTCAAGATTTCAATGCCAATCATGATTGCTCCCACAGGCATGCAAAAGTTGGCACATCCTCAGG GAGAATGTGCAATAGCTAGAGCAGCATCAGCTGCTAACACTATTATG ACACTATCAACAATGTCTAATTATAGTTTTGAGGAGGTTGCTTCAACAGGACCCGGCATTCGTTTCTTCCAACTCTAT ATGTTTAAGGACAGGAATTTGGTTACACAACTTGTGAGAAGAGCTGAAAGGGCAGGTTTCAAGGCAGTTGTGCTCACTGCGGATCGTCCGTTTATCGGTCGTAGGGAGGCTGACATCAAAAACGG ATTCAGATTGCCACCAAACATGACACTAAAGAATTTTGAGGGATTGGATTTTGGGGAGAAAAATAAG GCTGGTAGCTCAGTTTCTCAAACTCGTCGCCATATTGATCCATCTCTTAATTGGAAG GATGTGAAGTGGCTTCAAACGATTACTTCATTGCCAATTGTAGTGAAGGGTGTACTAACTGCTGAAGATG CAAGGATAGCCGTACAAGCTGGAGTTGCTGGAATCATTGTTTCTAATCATGGTGCTCGCCAACTTGACTATGTTCCTGCACCAATCATGGTTTTGGAAGAG GCATTGCATTTTGGTTTGCTTGAGTAG
- the LOC107468202 gene encoding uncharacterized protein LOC107468202, translating to MEIVYLLCSMFYTLVTTLTLSLLIPFHALLRRWAPSTHISLYQGTVWHQRRHPVNHSFQYPVRYALIDLERAPHALPQHLSADEARQITHTNGPILLLTIPPSVGYEQNPLSVYYCYDVEGTSTCLNKCIAEVTNTPWGERVSFIFNPHSDLVAKSLHVSPFMDMLGSWNIKANDPGENLTISISVHHPELGNYFTASLKAKRLSSSSESDHAIFFWLMPHKVAVWIYWHVSSIFGYTFFLLFFWQHSPTYREEALKRDQKLQCCGLSDENGKRGKEHVGCLGETSPRSRWFRWRDAKWPWS from the exons ATGGAAATAGTGTACCTCTTATGTTCCATGTTCTACACTTTGGTCACCACTCTCACGCTCTCCCTTCTCATTCCCTTTCACGCGCTTCTACGCCGGTGGGCACCTTCCACCCACATATCTCTCTACCAAGGTACCGTCTGGCACCAACGCCGCCACCCCGTCAACCATTCCTTTCAATATCCTGTCCGCTACGCCCTCATCGACTTAGAACGTGCGCCCCACGCGCTGCCCCAACATCTCTCTGCCGATGAAGCTCGCCAAATCACCCATACCAATGGTCCCAT ATTGCTGCTGACCATCCCTCCTAGCGTGGGATATGAGCAGAATCCATTGAGTGTGTACTATTGTTATGATGTTGAAGGCACTTCTACATGTTTGAACAAATGCATTGCTGAG GTAACAAACACACCATGGGGTGAAAGagtatcttttattttcaatccaCACTCTGATCTTGTGGCAAAATCCTTGCATGTTAGTCCTTTCATG GATATGCTCGGCAGTTGGAATATTAAAGCAAATGATCCTGGAGAGAATCTTACCATATCAATTTCAGTTCACCACCCTGAGCTTGGAAACTATTTTACTGCCAGTCTAAAAGCCAAAAGATTGTCCTCATCATCGGAATCAGATCATGCAATTTTCTTTTGGTTAATGCCTCATAAGGTTGCGGTGTGGATATATTGGCATGTAAGCTCAATTTTTGGCTACACCTTCTTTTTActgttttttt GGCAACATTCTCCCACATACAGAGAAGAGGCTTTGAAAAGGGACCAAAAGCTGCAATGCTGTGGATTGAGTGATGAGAAtggaaaaagaggaaaagagcATGTTGGTTGTCTGGGTGAAACAAGTCCAAGAAGCCGGTGGTTTAGATGGAGAGATGCTAAGTGGCCATGGTCATAG
- the LOC107468148 gene encoding glycolate oxidase isoform X2, with product MKKQITNVNEYEGIAKEKLPKMVYDYYASGAEDQWTLKENRNAFSRILLRPRILVDVSNVDMTTSILGFKISMPIMIAPTGMQKMAHPQGELATARAASEADTIMTLSTVSTCSIEEVASTGPGIRFFQLYVYKDRNIAAQLVKRAEKVGFKGIVLTVDRPFLGHKEDDIKNRFRLPPHLTLKNFEKNDGTGGSIQISHARGQIDPSLNWKDVKWLQTITSLPILVKGVLTAVDARLAIENGAAGIIVSNHGARQLDYVPATIMVLEEIVEAVEGRVPVLVDGGIRRGTDVFKALALGACGVFIGRAVVFSLAVDGEAGVRKVLKMLRDELEMTMALSGCPSLKDITRDRIKFACSL from the exons ATGAAGAAGCAGATAACTAATGTGAACGAGTATGAGGGTATTGCAAAGGAAAAACTGCCAAAGATGGTTTATGATTACTATGCATCCGGGGCAGAGGATCAGTGGACTTTGAAAGAGAACCGAAATGCATTCTCAAGGATTCT gtTGAGACCACGCATTCTTGTAGATGTAAGCAATGTAGACATGACAACAAGCATATTGGGGTTCAAGATTTCAATGCCTATCATGATTGCACCCACAGGCATGCAAAAGATGGCACACCCTCAAG GAGAATTAGCAACAGCTAGAGCTGCATCAGAAGCTGACACTATTATG ACACTATCAACAGTGAGTACTTGTAGTATTGAGGAGGTTGCTTCAACAGGACCTGGCATTCGTTTTTTCCAACTATAT GTATATAAAGACAGGAATATAGCTGCACAGCTTGTGAAGCGAGCAGAAAAGGTTGGTTTTAAGGGGATTGTACTCACTGTGGACCGTCCATTTCTTGGTCATAAAGAGGATGATATCAAGAACAG ATTTAGATTGCCGCCACATTTGACACTAAAGAATTTTGAGAAGAATGATGGG ACTGGTGGCTCTATTCAAATTTCTCATGCTCGTGGCCAAATCGACCCGTCTCTTAACTGGAAG GATGTGAAATGGCTTCAAACGATTACTTCATTGCCAATTCTGGTGAAGGGTGTACTTACTGCTGTAGATG CAAGGTTAGCTATAGAAAATGGAGCTGCAGGAATCATTGTTTCCAATCATGGAGCTCGACAACTTGATTATGTACCCGCAACAATTATGGTTTTGGAAGAG ATAGTGGAAGCTGTAGAAGGAAGAGTTCCTGTTTTGGTGGACGGTGGAATCCGGCGAGGGACAGATGTGTTTAAAGCATTGGCTCTTGGAGCATGTGGTGTATTT ATTGGAAGAGCAGTGGTGTTCTCATTAGCTGTGGATGGTGAGGCTGGTGTGAGGAAAGTGCTGAAGATGCTTAGAGATGAGCTTGAAATGACAATGGCACTCTCTGGTTGCCCTTCACTCAAAGACATAACTCGTGACCGAATTAAATTTGCTTGCAGCCTATAG
- the LOC107468147 gene encoding glycolate oxidase isoform X2, with protein MENQITNVNEYEAIAKQKLPKMVYDFYASGAEDQWTLKENRDAFSRILFRPRILIDVSKVDMTTRILGFKISMPIMIAPTGMQKLAHPQGECAIARAASAANTIMTLSTMSNYSFEEVASTGPGIRFFQLYMFKDRNLVTQLVRRAERAGFKAVVLTADRPFIGRREADIKNGFRLPPNMTLKNFEGLDFGEKNKAGSSVSQTRRHIDPSLNWKDVKWLQTITSLPIVVKGVLTAEDARIAVQAGVAGIIVSNHGARQLDYVPAPIMVLEECLVLCPVLRNKCSLNDYVGIAFWFA; from the exons ATGGAGAACCAAATAACTAATGTGAATGAGTATGAGGCAATTGCAAAGCAAAAATTGCCAAAGATGGTTTATGACTTCTATGCTTCTGGTGCAGAGGACCAGTGGACTCTGAAGGAGAACCGAGACGCATTCTCAAGGATTCT GTTCCGACCGCGCATTCTTATAGATGTAAGCAAGGTAGATATGACAACAAGAATTTTAGGCTTCAAGATTTCAATGCCAATCATGATTGCTCCCACAGGCATGCAAAAGTTGGCACATCCTCAGG GAGAATGTGCAATAGCTAGAGCAGCATCAGCTGCTAACACTATTATG ACACTATCAACAATGTCTAATTATAGTTTTGAGGAGGTTGCTTCAACAGGACCCGGCATTCGTTTCTTCCAACTCTAT ATGTTTAAGGACAGGAATTTGGTTACACAACTTGTGAGAAGAGCTGAAAGGGCAGGTTTCAAGGCAGTTGTGCTCACTGCGGATCGTCCGTTTATCGGTCGTAGGGAGGCTGACATCAAAAACGG ATTCAGATTGCCACCAAACATGACACTAAAGAATTTTGAGGGATTGGATTTTGGGGAGAAAAATAAG GCTGGTAGCTCAGTTTCTCAAACTCGTCGCCATATTGATCCATCTCTTAATTGGAAG GATGTGAAGTGGCTTCAAACGATTACTTCATTGCCAATTGTAGTGAAGGGTGTACTAACTGCTGAAGATG CAAGGATAGCCGTACAAGCTGGAGTTGCTGGAATCATTGTTTCTAATCATGGTGCTCGCCAACTTGACTATGTTCCTGCACCAATCATGGTTTTGGAAGAG TGTCTTGTCCTCTGTCCTGTTCTCAGAAACAAATGCAGCCTTAATGATTATGTAGGCATTGCATTTTGGTTTGCTTGA
- the LOC107468203 gene encoding protein TIFY 5A: protein MRRNCNLELGLFPPYDSGSPKQEERQSQPRQITIFYDGKICVSDVTELQAKSILMLANKKANIIRTPTTGSSSSSEPSSSSSPPPPPPLLNNNNQQVHNTIAGTGLSMKRSLQRFLQKRKNRIQEASPYHHH from the exons ATGCGGAGAAATTGCAACTTGGAACTTGGGCTCTTTCCTCCCTATGATTCCGGGAGCCCAAAGCAAGAAGAAAGGCAAAGCCAGCCACGGCAGATTACAATTTTCTATGACGGAAAGATTTGTGTTTCTGATGTCACAGAGCTTCAG GCCAAATCAATCTTAATGCTTGCAAATAAAAAAGCCAATATTATTAGGACACCAACAACgggatcatcatcatcatcggagCCATCTTCATCATCGTCACCGCCGCCACCACCACcgttattgaataataataatcaacaaGTGCATAACACTATTGCTGGCACTGGACTTTCCATGAAAAGATCGCTGCAAAGGTTCCTACAGAAGAGAAAGAATCGAATCCAAGAAGCTTCCCCTTACCACCATCACTAG
- the LOC107468147 gene encoding glycolate oxidase 1 isoform X1 produces the protein MENQITNVNEYEAIAKQKLPKMVYDFYASGAEDQWTLKENRDAFSRILFRPRILIDVSKVDMTTRILGFKISMPIMIAPTGMQKLAHPQGECAIARAASAANTIMTLSTMSNYSFEEVASTGPGIRFFQLYMFKDRNLVTQLVRRAERAGFKAVVLTADRPFIGRREADIKNGFRLPPNMTLKNFEGLDFGEKNKAGSSVSQTRRHIDPSLNWKDVKWLQTITSLPIVVKGVLTAEDARIAVQAGVAGIIVSNHGARQLDYVPAPIMVLEEIVKAVEGRIGVFVDGGISRGTDVYKALALGASSVFIGRAVVFSLAAEGEGGVRKVLKMLRDELQLTMALCGSPSLKHISRHHIFTRFPSNL, from the exons ATGGAGAACCAAATAACTAATGTGAATGAGTATGAGGCAATTGCAAAGCAAAAATTGCCAAAGATGGTTTATGACTTCTATGCTTCTGGTGCAGAGGACCAGTGGACTCTGAAGGAGAACCGAGACGCATTCTCAAGGATTCT GTTCCGACCGCGCATTCTTATAGATGTAAGCAAGGTAGATATGACAACAAGAATTTTAGGCTTCAAGATTTCAATGCCAATCATGATTGCTCCCACAGGCATGCAAAAGTTGGCACATCCTCAGG GAGAATGTGCAATAGCTAGAGCAGCATCAGCTGCTAACACTATTATG ACACTATCAACAATGTCTAATTATAGTTTTGAGGAGGTTGCTTCAACAGGACCCGGCATTCGTTTCTTCCAACTCTAT ATGTTTAAGGACAGGAATTTGGTTACACAACTTGTGAGAAGAGCTGAAAGGGCAGGTTTCAAGGCAGTTGTGCTCACTGCGGATCGTCCGTTTATCGGTCGTAGGGAGGCTGACATCAAAAACGG ATTCAGATTGCCACCAAACATGACACTAAAGAATTTTGAGGGATTGGATTTTGGGGAGAAAAATAAG GCTGGTAGCTCAGTTTCTCAAACTCGTCGCCATATTGATCCATCTCTTAATTGGAAG GATGTGAAGTGGCTTCAAACGATTACTTCATTGCCAATTGTAGTGAAGGGTGTACTAACTGCTGAAGATG CAAGGATAGCCGTACAAGCTGGAGTTGCTGGAATCATTGTTTCTAATCATGGTGCTCGCCAACTTGACTATGTTCCTGCACCAATCATGGTTTTGGAAGAG ATAGTGAAAGCTGTAGAAGGAAGAATTGGTGTATTTGTGGATGGTGGAATCAGCAGAGGGACAGATGTTTACAAAGCATTGGCTCTTGGAGCATCTTCTGTATTT ATAGGAAGAGCAGTGGTGTTCTCATTAGCTGCAGAGGGTGAAGGTGGTGTGAGGAAAGTACTGAAGATGCTTAGAGATGAGCTTCAACTAACAATGGCACTATGTGGCTCTCCTTCACTCAAACATATAAGTCGTCACCACATTTTCACTCGATTTCCTTCCAACTTATAA
- the LOC107468148 gene encoding glycolate oxidase isoform X1, producing the protein MRFTQANSSVHVPFPLVSIVNTGRMKKQITNVNEYEGIAKEKLPKMVYDYYASGAEDQWTLKENRNAFSRILLRPRILVDVSNVDMTTSILGFKISMPIMIAPTGMQKMAHPQGELATARAASEADTIMTLSTVSTCSIEEVASTGPGIRFFQLYVYKDRNIAAQLVKRAEKVGFKGIVLTVDRPFLGHKEDDIKNRFRLPPHLTLKNFEKNDGTGGSIQISHARGQIDPSLNWKDVKWLQTITSLPILVKGVLTAVDARLAIENGAAGIIVSNHGARQLDYVPATIMVLEEIVEAVEGRVPVLVDGGIRRGTDVFKALALGACGVFIGRAVVFSLAVDGEAGVRKVLKMLRDELEMTMALSGCPSLKDITRDRIKFACSL; encoded by the exons ATGAGATTCACCCAAGCCAATTCTTCAGTGCATGTCCCTTTCCCTTT GGTTAGTATTGTTAATACAGGGAGAATGAAGAAGCAGATAACTAATGTGAACGAGTATGAGGGTATTGCAAAGGAAAAACTGCCAAAGATGGTTTATGATTACTATGCATCCGGGGCAGAGGATCAGTGGACTTTGAAAGAGAACCGAAATGCATTCTCAAGGATTCT gtTGAGACCACGCATTCTTGTAGATGTAAGCAATGTAGACATGACAACAAGCATATTGGGGTTCAAGATTTCAATGCCTATCATGATTGCACCCACAGGCATGCAAAAGATGGCACACCCTCAAG GAGAATTAGCAACAGCTAGAGCTGCATCAGAAGCTGACACTATTATG ACACTATCAACAGTGAGTACTTGTAGTATTGAGGAGGTTGCTTCAACAGGACCTGGCATTCGTTTTTTCCAACTATAT GTATATAAAGACAGGAATATAGCTGCACAGCTTGTGAAGCGAGCAGAAAAGGTTGGTTTTAAGGGGATTGTACTCACTGTGGACCGTCCATTTCTTGGTCATAAAGAGGATGATATCAAGAACAG ATTTAGATTGCCGCCACATTTGACACTAAAGAATTTTGAGAAGAATGATGGG ACTGGTGGCTCTATTCAAATTTCTCATGCTCGTGGCCAAATCGACCCGTCTCTTAACTGGAAG GATGTGAAATGGCTTCAAACGATTACTTCATTGCCAATTCTGGTGAAGGGTGTACTTACTGCTGTAGATG CAAGGTTAGCTATAGAAAATGGAGCTGCAGGAATCATTGTTTCCAATCATGGAGCTCGACAACTTGATTATGTACCCGCAACAATTATGGTTTTGGAAGAG ATAGTGGAAGCTGTAGAAGGAAGAGTTCCTGTTTTGGTGGACGGTGGAATCCGGCGAGGGACAGATGTGTTTAAAGCATTGGCTCTTGGAGCATGTGGTGTATTT ATTGGAAGAGCAGTGGTGTTCTCATTAGCTGTGGATGGTGAGGCTGGTGTGAGGAAAGTGCTGAAGATGCTTAGAGATGAGCTTGAAATGACAATGGCACTCTCTGGTTGCCCTTCACTCAAAGACATAACTCGTGACCGAATTAAATTTGCTTGCAGCCTATAG